GTTCATCCGCATCAAGTCACCCATCCCTACGCGCCGCGCGCTCTTCGATATCGGGATCGCCGGACCCATTGCCGGCTTCGTGATCGCTGTCCCGGCCGCGGTGCTCGGTCTGCTGCTCTCGAAACATGCGGCCGGCCTGGTCGGCGAATCCGACCTTCAGTTCGGCTATCCGCTCATTTTTCACCTGCTGCACGCCGTGCTCCCCTGGCCGGTCACCGGCGCGATGGCTGCTTCACTCGACGACCTCTACATGCATCCCATCGCGCTCGCCGCCTGGGTCGGGATGTTCGCGACCGCGCTCAACCTGCTGCCCGGCGGACAGCTCGACGGCGGACACATCGTCTACGCCCTCGCGCCCGAGCAGCACCGCCGCATCACGCGCGCGCTCACCCTGCTGCTCATCCCGCTGGCTATCCTGTTCTGGCAGGGATGGTTCATGTGGGCGCTATTCCTGCTCATCATGGGCTCGCGCCATCCCCAGGTCAGCCTCTATCCCGCACTCGACGGCAAGCGCCAACTGCTCGCGGCTTTCGCGCTGCTCATGCTCGTGCTGACGCTCGTCCCGGCTCCGTTCGCCGGCGGCTCTGCCCTGGACGCTTGGGACGCCTACACCCAGCAGCGCTGATGGCCATTTTGTGGTTTTAAAGAAGCGATAAAGGATCCACGTCCACGATCACGTTCGTCCGCGGGATCTTCTGCTCCACCGCGTGTCCCAGCATCGCACGCAGTATCTCGTTC
This window of the Acidobacteriota bacterium genome carries:
- a CDS encoding site-2 protease family protein, whose translation is MSSPDPNLPPAFSLDDLRLHQVYVITPPRRRWWLHILLFVATVFTTLVMGARLEYNFLNQLPPFRFDHDLFPVRWALSDPHNLLLGIPFSVTLLTILLAHEFGHFLYCLRYRVYATLPFFIPAPTLIGTFGAFIRIKSPIPTRRALFDIGIAGPIAGFVIAVPAAVLGLLLSKHAAGLVGESDLQFGYPLIFHLLHAVLPWPVTGAMAASLDDLYMHPIALAAWVGMFATALNLLPGGQLDGGHIVYALAPEQHRRITRALTLLLIPLAILFWQGWFMWALFLLIMGSRHPQVSLYPALDGKRQLLAAFALLMLVLTLVPAPFAGGSALDAWDAYTQQR